The following proteins come from a genomic window of Gemmatimonadota bacterium:
- the speB gene encoding agmatinase has protein sequence MTDSLKVGLLGVGFDANSTFRRGPAAAPPAIRAALGSESGNPYSETGVRVWPSDSVFDHGDLDVPNEKGTREPIDAIERGVSRALGETPRLVVLGGDHAVTYPVVRAFAAKHGRISLLHFDAHPDLYPDFEGNRYSHACPMARILEDGLIERLVQVGIRSFTPAQHDAAKRHNVEVIPAYSAGPVPSLAFDTPVYISMDIDALDPGFAPGVSHPEPGGLSVRQVLEVVAAMRAPYVVGGDVVELNPKLDRDGGTAIVAAKLTCELLGRVILDGQGD, from the coding sequence ATGACGGACAGCTTAAAAGTCGGCCTGCTGGGGGTCGGTTTCGATGCAAACTCGACCTTTCGCCGCGGGCCGGCCGCCGCGCCGCCCGCGATCAGGGCCGCCCTCGGCTCGGAGTCCGGCAATCCCTACTCCGAAACCGGCGTGCGGGTGTGGCCGAGTGACAGCGTGTTCGATCACGGCGATCTCGACGTGCCGAATGAAAAGGGCACGCGCGAACCCATCGATGCCATCGAGCGCGGGGTAAGTCGGGCACTGGGCGAAACGCCGCGGCTCGTCGTCCTGGGCGGCGATCATGCAGTTACCTATCCCGTGGTGCGCGCTTTCGCTGCGAAACATGGCCGGATCAGCCTGCTGCACTTCGACGCGCACCCGGATCTGTACCCCGATTTCGAAGGCAACCGCTATTCCCATGCCTGCCCTATGGCCCGCATCCTGGAAGACGGACTTATCGAGCGGCTGGTCCAGGTCGGCATTCGAAGCTTCACGCCCGCGCAGCACGACGCGGCGAAGCGACACAACGTCGAGGTGATCCCGGCCTACTCGGCCGGACCGGTTCCGTCGCTGGCGTTCGACACGCCGGTCTATATCTCGATGGACATCGATGCGCTCGACCCTGGCTTCGCGCCGGGTGTTTCCCATCCCGAACCGGGCGGACTGAGCGTGCGCCAGGTCCTCGAGGTCGTTGCCGCGATGCGTGCGCCGTACGTGGTTGGCGGTGACGTGGTCGAGCTCAATCCCAAGCTGGACCGAGACGGCGGGACGGCGATCGTCGCCGCGAAACTGACCTGTGAACTACTGGGGCGCGTCATACTCGATGGGCAAGGGGATTGA
- a CDS encoding TonB-dependent receptor produces MKYQRSTLRAVFCLILLSALPGYAQDTQDTQDAADQAPRYILDTVVVTGNKIETPLRQVSSSIAVITAEDMARAGQTTVAEVLRGVGGLSVAQNGGPGKNASVFLRGAESAYTLFLIDGVEVNDPMSPGRSFTPAHLTVDQVERIEVLYGSQSTLYGSDAIAGVVNIITKKGQGPPKIDASIEGGALGTFRSRAGLSGGTAEYRYSMDGSFLNTRGISANALGNMEEDGYRNTTLGGRFGATPSTGASVDLNVRYTDGRADIDNGTGPNGDDPNRINSSRQLFVRPSATLELWSQRWKQTLGYSLVDHSREDDNPVDANQETASNSTFEARLHKVDWQHTLLLSEGNTVVFGAETESEQGESESKGPFSSKFDRQTARTTGVYLQEMLQYGDALFAAAGIRVDHHDRFGSEFTYNLAPNVFFEETGTRIKGAYGTGYKAPSLFQLYSSFGDSTLQAGTSKSWEAGIEQYTADQRLAAGVTYFDNTYDNMVGWDSATSSYKNVFKATSKGVELTGRYSGSAGTSLRAYYTFTDSKDHESDEQLLRRPRHSGGIVLDQRVRPGFDLNLSYRFAGERRDNDFSTWPATPVTLDGYGIVNVAANWKITPNFQLFGRVDNLFDTKYEEVLGYGTVGITGYLGIRVGYGGN; encoded by the coding sequence ATGAAATACCAGCGAAGCACACTTAGAGCCGTTTTCTGTCTTATCCTGCTTTCGGCTTTGCCAGGCTACGCCCAGGATACGCAGGATACACAGGATGCGGCGGACCAGGCGCCTAGATACATCCTGGACACCGTTGTCGTCACAGGCAACAAGATCGAAACGCCCCTGAGGCAGGTCTCGAGTTCGATCGCCGTTATCACCGCCGAAGACATGGCGCGCGCCGGTCAGACGACGGTCGCCGAAGTGTTGCGTGGCGTAGGGGGGTTGAGCGTAGCGCAGAACGGGGGACCGGGAAAAAACGCGTCGGTTTTCCTTCGAGGCGCCGAATCGGCCTACACCCTGTTTCTGATTGACGGCGTCGAAGTAAACGATCCCATGTCTCCCGGACGCAGCTTCACTCCGGCGCATCTGACCGTCGACCAGGTAGAACGGATCGAGGTGCTGTACGGGTCCCAGAGCACGCTCTACGGATCGGATGCCATCGCGGGCGTGGTGAACATCATTACAAAGAAGGGACAAGGTCCGCCGAAGATCGACGCCTCCATCGAGGGTGGCGCACTGGGCACGTTTCGAAGCCGGGCGGGATTGAGCGGGGGCACAGCAGAATACCGGTATTCGATGGACGGATCGTTCCTCAACACGAGGGGTATTTCGGCGAACGCCCTGGGAAACATGGAAGAAGATGGATACCGGAATACCACGCTGGGTGGCCGTTTCGGGGCGACGCCTTCTACCGGCGCCTCGGTCGATCTCAACGTCCGGTACACGGATGGACGCGCCGATATCGACAACGGAACAGGCCCCAATGGCGACGATCCCAACCGGATAAACTCATCCAGGCAACTGTTTGTCCGGCCCTCCGCGACCCTCGAGCTCTGGTCGCAGCGATGGAAGCAGACCCTGGGCTACAGCCTGGTCGACCACAGCAGAGAAGACGACAATCCAGTGGACGCCAACCAGGAGACGGCCTCGAATTCCACGTTCGAGGCGCGATTGCACAAGGTGGACTGGCAGCACACGCTGTTACTATCCGAGGGGAATACCGTCGTGTTCGGCGCGGAAACCGAGTCGGAACAGGGAGAATCGGAGTCAAAAGGGCCGTTTTCGAGCAAGTTCGACCGTCAGACGGCGAGGACGACAGGCGTATACCTGCAGGAGATGCTGCAGTATGGCGACGCATTGTTCGCCGCCGCGGGCATCCGGGTCGATCACCACGACCGGTTCGGATCCGAATTTACCTACAACCTCGCACCAAACGTATTCTTCGAGGAGACGGGAACCAGGATAAAAGGCGCTTACGGTACGGGTTACAAGGCGCCTTCACTGTTCCAGCTGTATTCATCCTTCGGTGATTCCACGCTTCAAGCGGGTACGAGCAAAAGCTGGGAAGCGGGGATCGAACAGTATACGGCTGACCAGCGTCTTGCGGCCGGTGTGACGTACTTCGACAATACCTACGATAACATGGTCGGATGGGATAGTGCGACCTCCAGTTACAAGAACGTCTTCAAGGCAACGAGCAAGGGCGTGGAGTTGACCGGCAGGTATTCGGGGAGCGCGGGAACATCTCTGCGGGCCTACTACACCTTTACCGATTCAAAGGACCACGAATCGGATGAGCAGTTGTTGCGGCGGCCGCGGCACAGCGGCGGGATCGTATTGGATCAGCGGGTACGGCCGGGGTTCGACCTGAACCTGAGTTACCGGTTCGCGGGGGAACGGCGGGATAACGACTTTTCCACCTGGCCTGCGACACCGGTTACGTTGGACGGCTACGGGATCGTGAATGTCGCCGCCAACTGGAAGATCACGCCGAACTTTCAACTGTTCGGCCGGGTCGACAATCTCTTCGATACGAAGTACGAGGAGGTCCTGGGCTACGGGACCGTGGGCATTACGGGCTACCTGGGTATCCGGGTAGGGTACGGCGGAAATTGA
- a CDS encoding Ldh family oxidoreductase — MPASDRTHASDSKSASEPRPVRIEPDRLTRIMDRIFERLGLESEERQVVVERLMEASLSGYHSHGVMRIIMYTEGIRAGNMIPGAPMDVLGETVSTVHLDANLGIGPWTATEAMKRAVGKAAATGVGCASVVNANDIARLGGYVEQPAKDGYIALLMTNDAGGNPCVAPWGATSPLMSTNPMAVGIPRESGDPILIDISTGVTSEGGLKMLRNKDQAVPDGWLIDGDGRTTTDAEDYFATPRRAAILPLGSLLAGHKGFALSILVDVLTGGLSGAGCSGRSPDDLDQNALFILAIDPEKFASRTAFSTEVDRLVESIKGAHKAPGVDEIRVPGEGARRKREQQTVQGIEIDPPVWSAIQEIMDELGIGRDKV; from the coding sequence ATGCCCGCTTCGGATCGCACACACGCTTCAGATAGCAAGTCCGCTTCGGAACCGCGTCCCGTCCGCATCGAACCGGACCGGCTGACCCGGATCATGGACCGCATCTTCGAACGCCTGGGGCTTGAAAGCGAGGAAAGGCAGGTAGTCGTCGAGCGGCTCATGGAGGCCTCCCTCTCCGGCTACCATTCCCACGGCGTGATGCGGATCATCATGTACACGGAAGGCATCCGCGCGGGCAACATGATCCCGGGCGCGCCGATGGACGTCCTGGGTGAGACCGTCTCCACCGTGCACCTGGACGCCAACTTGGGCATAGGCCCGTGGACGGCCACCGAGGCCATGAAACGCGCTGTCGGCAAGGCCGCGGCGACGGGTGTCGGCTGCGCGAGCGTTGTGAACGCCAACGATATCGCCCGGCTGGGAGGATACGTGGAACAGCCGGCGAAAGACGGTTACATCGCGTTGCTCATGACCAACGACGCCGGGGGCAATCCCTGCGTGGCACCATGGGGCGCGACCTCCCCCCTGATGAGCACCAATCCCATGGCCGTCGGAATCCCCCGGGAAAGCGGCGACCCGATCCTCATCGACATCTCCACGGGCGTTACGTCCGAGGGCGGGTTGAAGATGCTTCGGAACAAGGACCAGGCGGTACCCGACGGTTGGCTCATCGACGGCGATGGGCGGACTACGACGGATGCCGAGGACTATTTCGCAACGCCCAGACGGGCGGCGATTCTGCCATTGGGCAGTCTGCTCGCAGGACACAAGGGCTTCGCGCTGAGCATACTGGTCGATGTGTTGACCGGCGGACTGAGCGGCGCGGGCTGCAGCGGCCGATCCCCGGATGACCTCGACCAGAACGCCCTGTTCATCCTCGCCATCGACCCGGAGAAATTTGCTTCAAGGACCGCTTTTTCCACCGAAGTCGACCGGCTCGTGGAAAGCATCAAAGGCGCGCACAAGGCGCCCGGCGTTGACGAAATCCGGGTACCGGGCGAAGGCGCGCGTCGCAAGCGGGAGCAGCAAACGGTCCAAGGCATCGAAATCGATCCGCCCGTCTGGTCCGCCATTCAGGAAATCATGGACGAACTGGGCATCGGGCGAGACAAAGTGTAG
- a CDS encoding dihydrodipicolinate synthase family protein produces MLNDLRGVIPPATTPFSRDGAVDLGAMKEQVNWLIDQGAHGIAVGGSTGEGHTIDVDEFRGLVDTTLDAAAGRVPIVAGIIVDSTRDAVRRGQAIADLDVAALQVTPVHYLFRPDDDAMQEHFRVMGEEVDQPIIIYNVVPWSYLSPELLCRIMDEVPGVVGVKQSAGDLKLFADLMIMADPEHLLFCAVDALMYSAYTLGARGSIAAILTAAPRASVDVWDAVQAGDHARALDLHRKLLRLWNAMAGTNLPACTKHAQTLQGCPGRFPRAPMQEATDEQKRSIEEGLALLGALDG; encoded by the coding sequence ATGCTCAACGACCTGAGGGGCGTAATCCCCCCGGCGACCACCCCATTCTCCCGGGACGGTGCCGTGGATCTCGGGGCCATGAAAGAACAGGTCAACTGGTTGATCGACCAGGGGGCGCACGGCATCGCGGTGGGCGGAAGCACCGGGGAGGGCCATACGATAGACGTCGATGAGTTCCGGGGTCTCGTGGACACGACCCTGGACGCGGCGGCGGGACGCGTGCCGATCGTTGCCGGCATCATCGTCGACAGCACCCGCGATGCGGTTCGGCGGGGGCAGGCCATCGCCGATCTCGACGTGGCCGCGCTCCAGGTTACTCCGGTCCACTACCTCTTCCGCCCGGACGACGATGCCATGCAGGAGCATTTCAGGGTGATGGGCGAGGAAGTGGATCAGCCCATCATCATCTACAACGTGGTGCCCTGGAGCTACCTCTCGCCGGAACTGCTCTGCCGGATCATGGACGAGGTGCCCGGCGTGGTCGGCGTCAAGCAGAGCGCCGGCGACCTGAAGCTGTTCGCCGACCTGATGATCATGGCCGACCCGGAACACCTGCTCTTCTGCGCCGTGGACGCCCTGATGTACTCGGCTTACACCCTGGGCGCACGCGGATCGATCGCGGCCATCCTGACGGCCGCGCCCCGGGCCTCGGTGGATGTATGGGACGCGGTACAGGCGGGCGATCACGCGCGGGCCCTCGACCTGCACCGAAAACTCCTGCGACTCTGGAACGCCATGGCGGGGACGAACCTGCCGGCCTGTACCAAGCATGCCCAGACGCTGCAGGGCTGTCCCGGAAGGTTTCCCCGCGCCCCCATGCAGGAAGCGACCGACGAGCAGAAGCGGAGCATCGAGGAAGGCCTTGCGCTCCTGGGCGCGCTGGACGGTTAG